The Coffea arabica cultivar ET-39 chromosome 6e, Coffea Arabica ET-39 HiFi, whole genome shotgun sequence genome contains the following window.
TTGTTCAGAAAATCAGTACCAAGGAGAATCCTGCTGACATGTTCACGAAACCTCTTCCAGTTTACAAGTTCAAACAATGCTTGAATTGGGTTGGTATTCGTTGTTGGTGAGCCCATTGGGGTTTATGTGGAGAAGGTGGAGCAACTGTTGATGTTGGGGAcacgccaaggtggagatttgttagtgTGGCGTTGTCCCACATCGGCTTTTGTATAAGGGAACCTTTCCCTTGGTTGCCTATAAATATAGTGGGCCTGTGATGGAGTTAAGTGCACCAAAATCAAGAGAGTATTAGTGGGCTATTTGGGCCTTTGGGTCATTAAACcttttatttagttaaatactTTTGGGCTCTCTTGTGTTTTAGTATTAGGTGTTTTGGGCCTAGGAACACTTTCCTAAGGCATCCTTTGTACTCTCTTCTTCATAGTAAAATATTGCTCCTCCtccgcccgtggacgtaggtcaatttgaccgaaccacgtaaattcttgtgttcttgttttaCTTATTTCTGCTTTGTTATTTGTCATTTGGGATTACTACAAATCCTTTTGTCAATTTCCTGGGGCCAGACCTAACAGCAAGTCCTTTGGAATCCATCAAATTGGTAGGTTTTATATCCCTTGCAACTCCTCCTTTGAAGGATTATGCAGGAGCAGAAGCAAAAGCCAAATATTACATATGGATGAAAAGTGTGCTTGACTAGAAGGTTCTTCTTCAAATACTACGATTAAAAGATGACCCCTTGAAAGATAGTGTTTCTCATTGAGGCtgaaaaatgaatcaaattacttgatactcaaatcaaatttggttaaataaaaatttgtttggacTTAGTTTGCCaactaatcaaatcaaaatttaagaaGTATTATTATGTGTTAGATTAACTATCAAACTTGGCATTAACTTGGCTTGATTAACATAAAGTTAGAATTTACAAGCAAAAAATTCAAGTTACTCAAGTTTAACTCATGCTCGATTCTATTAAAACTCATTTAAGTTTGACTTAATTAATAAACAAGTCAAGTTTGAAGACCTTTCTcttaaagaaatttaaaaaaataagtttGAGTACAGTTTCAAGTTTATTAAATAATCTAACAAGTTGAATACTAGAACGTTGAATCTAGTAGATCTAGACAAAATCACTAAATTTATTTTAGACCATAACTGTAGAttgtttagaaaaaaaaaaggaccaaaATGTAGACCCACCTACATGATGCAAACCAACCAGCCACGTGATCCATGCTGTAACCTTGCTAGCTTCACTTTGCTATCGCCTTGTATAAATAGCCGCATAGCCCCCAAGGGTCTTTTCACCACCAAAGTTACATTTTGAGTCTGTTCATATGCAAGGCATGGCTTCATCTATCGCTTGGATCGCAGTCTTTTCAATTGCCCTGGTATGGTTTCTCAACCATCAATACTGTACTTGAAGTAGTTGTTCATATGAGATAATTGCTAGACTGTATAGGAATACTGATGAAACCCGTGAATTAAAGCTACCTGAGAAAACacattcttcttcctttttgcaCATTTATCTGCAGCTCTTCAGATGGCTCTGTAGTTCTATTCTCATAAAAGCTTGACTTCCAAACATTACCAATGCTGGTACCATACTTAAACGTCAATGTAACTTGAGTAATGGCATATGACACTAATTACCATTTTTTAGTTAGAGGATTCATCCGGAAAAGATTGAAAGTCAAATCAAGAACCTTAAAATCAACAAATGAATATTCCTGTTGCCAGTTGAGCTCGTATTTGGACATTAACTATCCTTCCCTACAAGGGGTCATCTTTTACAGTGCTACCATCAACATACCTATATTGACGTTAGTTTCTTTTATGTTGATATTTGCATTAATGTGCAGTTTGCATGCATCACGGAAGCAAGGAAGAATCCTACCGATTTTTTGCAATCTGCTGTCATTAATGAGCATACTGAGGACAATCACCATGCAGAGTCGACCCTTTCCAATCAGAAGAAGACAACTAATGGTAATACATTGAAGGATTTTGAGTATCATGGCACTGACGCTAAGTCTAAGGAGGGGAAACTTCTTATGAAAGACTTTGAGTCGAAGCCTGGCTCCATTTTGTTCCTTTATCATGGCAACGACGCTAAGTCTAAAGAGGAGAAGCCTCTTATGAAAGACTTTGAGTCAAAGCCTGGCTCCATTTTGTTCCTTTATCATGGCAACGACGCTAAGTCTAAAGAGGAGAAGCCTCTTATGAAAGACTTTGAGTCAAAGCCTGGCTCCATTTTGTTACTTTATCATGGCAACGACGCTAAGTCTAAAGAGGAGAAGCCTCTTATCAAAGACTTTGAGTCAAAGCCTGATCCATCTAAAGACGTTAAGTCTGAGGAGGAGAAACCACTCGTGAAAGATAATTAATGTCCAGGGAAGCCGCAACTTTACCTCTGAATGGACTACGGACATACATCTCTTCTAGCTGGTCTgtttttctccattttctttATTGGCGTGAAAATGTGTGATATGTAATAAATGCAGTTCTTCTTTCAACCAAGCGTTCCgtataattaattaaatgaaaGTCAGTAGCGTTGAGtgcattttctatttctttGTTTGTTGTTCCTTTTGCCATTGACCATATACAGGAAGCGCACAAAAAATGAGCACTATTCAAGCATGACGAGAATCATAGAGTGAGCGAACCACTATACCTTGATAATCTAAAAAGAGTTCTGCAAACTCGTACTCTTGCACGAAACCAggaccatatatatatatatatatatatatatatatatagcgaTTCAATTTTCTAATGATGTGTGCGGTACGAATGCACATTAGAAGTACAGAGAATTCTAGAGTAAACTTTCACAAAAGAAGGGAAAGAATGGAGAACTCTTGAAGCGTGATTGATCGCTATTCTTAAGAATTTAATTATCCATACTACACTAAGTATTTGCTGTAGCGATATGGTAATTTTAACTTTAAGATAcaacaagagaagaagaagTTGATAGCAAATATCAAGTTTCTCAAACTAAGAAATGATCAAATAATTAAAGGCTTGTTTTTTCTTACAAGTAACCGTGTTTTCCACTCGTCTCTAAGTATCCTTTGATACATGGCACTTAATCCCAATTATTGGACTTTAAACTTCGTTCTGTGATATGGATTCTATGTGTTAGTCTCACGATCCATCTTAACTCAAGGGGCCACTATGAATTAGATGAACATGAAGTTGTATTTTGATTCTCAAGCTATTCCCTTCCTCTTTCTTCATTGTAAGGATTATAGcctcttttgaaaaaaaaaaaaaaaaactctaattATACAGGATTAAAGCAAGTAGCAACGGTCTATAAAGGATAAAAAGTAAACAGGCTGGGGCATAtttattaaaacatgaaaataatatgaaattttataatacaCATGATACGAATAATAAACTGTACCTAAATAATGCAAATATACTCGAAAAGTACAAAGCTGAAAACACAACTTCATTTACCATGTGCATAATAGTTGTGTGCACATTTTAGTGaagatttttttatttgtaGTGTAAGTGAAAAGTTTCGAATTTCAAACCTTTCATTTACACTCTCTTTTTCCATATCATCCAATCCATCCCTTTCCGTATTTTTATGAAGATAAGCACATAAtgtgagtttttattttttgaggtgAATAACTTGTTCACAAAAAAGTTTTCTTGATTTAGGTAAAGTTTAAACTTTACGTTGTCTAAACAACGCAAGTAGATGCCACTAGGACAGAAGTCATTATGATGACTTCATCCAAGGTaacggaaaaaaaaagtgtacaattgcacttaaaattttgtgaatttataGTACTATTTCATGGTTTATCCCCTCATGAGTGTAATTCAAATTTATTGCTCCATTATGTGTGTACAATGtatcaaaacaaaaaagtaGCAGATTGTGTTTTATTGCACTTTTTGTTTAGCTAGCTTCATGCAAATTAACCTTCGTAGATTATAGGTAAAGAATTGGTTTGCCATTCAATGTATCCTAGAAATATGTGTTAGTACATAACGTTTATTTTAATTTACGACTCAAGGTGATGCAAAAATAGAGTAATTTTTAGAAATTGtcaaaatgtgccaaatataTAGGGGAGCAGTTACATGACCCACGCCGCGTAACCTCGTGTCGGCTGTGCAACTTGCATAGCTGCAATCTCAGTTTTTCTAGAGCTATTACAGCTCATTACAAGCAAAGAATTTCGAATACAGTTGTAAAGAAGAGCATGAAAAACTTGTAGAAACATAATTTGGGAATATCAAGTATTGCACATCAACTTTAACAATTTATTTGGAGTTTGAATTCATCTATAAATAAGAGGATTGAATACATATTTTCTTAACTTTGAAACCTAGAGAAACTACACAAAATGTAGTCTTTCACTATAACTTCCTAGTTCATTAGTGTAGTACAACTTAGTATAGTTAGTTTCATTTAACCCTTGTATGGAGAGATTGAAACTCAAGTGACAAGTGTGACATTTCTTGTATCACTTTATATCTTGTATTGATTCTTATATTTAGTTATAATGTTTTGTTCTTATTTTCTTAATGTTTATCTTTTGATGGTTTGTATACCTAGGGAATTGATGAATTTCTATGATTTTtaagtgaaattttcatggttatttgtgttgattttttgaacaagttatttaacACTCTTGTTTctaaaatcatgattaactcgGTACTATTAATTGTAATTATCCAAAGGTATTGTTTCATCAATAACCATTGTGACTTAATACTAGTTCATGAAAGTGTTAAATTTAGAGAGTTCACTCACTAATGTAAGGTTATACCTTTGTCAATTTGGCATCTTGTTCCatgtaattttataaaatttaatgaATCGAAACTAGTTCCATATCATGTTAGTAGGCGTGAAATAGTTATAGGTATAGTTGGCACGTCGACGAAAGCATGTATCATGTATATTAGAACATTATACCATAACTAGCTAAGGTAATAACACTCATGTAATCGGTAACTTCATTTGTAAGAGTAGTTAGGAATTTCAAGACCTTAAAAgctttttattgttatttttactacttttatttcatgttaGTAGTAtaatttacttgttttatttgtGATTGTCCAAATCATAGAAAAGTTCGAAAATAATTAGTAATTGATAATCTTCCCCATGCGATCAATATTTAATATCCCTTATACGCGATAAGTCtgtttttgagatattttcattttagactattatttaTTTTGACTTAAATTATATTGTGTTTGAAAAAAGAACCTTTtgaataaaattataaaaatgaaaatataagaGCATGTAGATTTAGTATGTGAGAAATTATTATAGCCAAGACTAATCTAATAAATCATGAAAATAATTGATGAATTAACATGTGAGAGATAGAGAAGAATGTGGGTAAGTGAGTAGGAACAAACTTCAgttagagagagaggaaaagtaATTAGTGCTTAATGGATGTAAAAATATCAAGAAGAATGTATGAAGTTAACTGATTAAGGGTAACCTTGGTATTTGATAAACATTTGCCCTGAAAATATCGCTAGCCCTGGTCGATTTTTCTGTTGAATCGACTGGGAAGagattttatttacttttttaattTGGATACTATTAGTTTAGGAATCATATATTTAGTTTCccttttttattagttttagtaTTTATTAGTATTCTATTAAAAAAGGATTCTTATCCTTTGTGTAATGGGGAATTACGTGAGTACTGGTACGAAGGATTGGTGGTGTGTTTCTGGGGATACGGCCGTGAAGAAACGAAAACAGCCAGAAAGAATGACGCACTAATATTTGGTTATTCTTTTGTTCGTTagttagaaaaattaattttccctttattacttttcttctttttctcttcaacCACAAGCCCTAGTCATACTTTTGGCTGCAGATCAACCATGACAAGTGGATAAATTCCTGCTCTAGGCAAAGAATAATCAAATTCTGATTTATTGAATACTATGGGAtctaatttgattttatttgctttatttagttataaatatttatatattcccTATTCATTCATGAGAATGATTATTTTATACAATTAAATAACTTATCACTATTTACTAGTTAGAATAATCTACTATTATCTAAAACAtcaaattcataattttttggtaattttataTTTGTTGTGAGTGAGATAATTTAATTGTAATAGAAACTTTTAAATTTATGTCACGCAAGTATACAATCTATGTAAATGAACCAAACTTACATGTTTGTTAGATAAAATTGGTAGCTTTTCTAATAATTTATGGTAGCTTTTCTAATAATATGTTTGTTAGATAGAACTGATAGCTTTTCTCATAATACCCTGATTAATTTattaacattttaaaaaaatcactCAGTCTATGAGAATATGACCTTACTTGTCACTAcatttgaatttgtatttttggaataggaattttttttttttttttgggtttgacaGCCACCATAAATCTTCAAGCATTTGGAGTTTCTGGAAAGGGACttggggaaaaacaaaaataaagccCCTGAAGTAGGGGTGggcacgggtcgggtacccgtccCTACGATTTGACTGACCCAACCCTAAAATATCGGATCAGTCATTTTGCGACCCTAACCCGCTCCTAATGTTTTCGGGTACCCGCTATTCAAGTACTCAAGAAAAAGGGACGGATCATAGGGTACTCgtccctaaaaaaaaatttccaataaaaaatatttttcatttaatatcaacatattttccaataaaaaaaatatgctttCCAATTAACATTGGTAGAGATATTATAATCAAAATCTATACATCATCATTCTCATGCACTTCATCGAATAATCAAACCGATCtcataaatttagtacatatttgaattataatatctaatagATAAAACGaaattttatgataattttgagtacatcaccATTCTCACGCATTTCATCATTCTACAACCTAACAAACACAAGGATAATAAGTATTTGACAACTTTCCAACTTCCTTAAGGATGTTATGGTACAAGACTGCATCCAAAATGAGTCGATTGTGGAATCAAGTCCGAAAAAGAATTGAACAGACCTAATAATTTTTGAAGaaagtaaaatcaaaataatctTGAAAAATTTGCACCAACTTTCTTACATCTTTGGAATAGACCTTATTGCATTaaaggtgatgaaaaagaaaaataaatttcttgcaCTAAAATAAAGGACACAAATTTAAGAGACACaattgcaataaaataaataaataaatgaaagacacAAATGTTTTAATTATCTAACTAATAGAAAATTGGAGCTCCAAACACaaatttttgattgaattgatgaaaattttgcaAGAAAGATCGATGGAAGTAGAATAAAGATGAAAGGGATGAACAATTTTTATGATAGAGTTTcactaatttttctttattttgttcattttggttCAGGTTTCATAAAAAATATTCGTTTTTTTTAGACAAGATGAGGAGAGGCGGATCATATGAGATTAGAATATGAGGTTCTGAACCACTTTCCTTACACTTaggattaaaaattataaacttATATAATGAatccttatttttttaatatttatataatataccctGCGGGTCAGGTACTTGCGGGTTTTTATTTTACTGATCCATATCCGTATCCATTTTTACGGGTAACTGATCCGCATCTGTTTCGCTAAGAAAAATTCAATCGAATATTCTATTTTTTGGATCGAATCGAATCGAGTTCGTCGGATTTCAGATTGGATTGGGCTTTTTGCCCACCTTACCCTGAAGGGTGAGTAATGCACGATAATGGTTTCTGCATAtgattcatgcatttttcttctgATCAGAGGCGACAGAGGGAAATCTTATCCTCATCTCACCGGATCGACACCTATTCAAATCTTATCCTCATCTCACACGATAATGGTACCATATTTAATTGAAAATCATATGTCAGAACTTACGGCAATCTCCGAGTAAAGGTATTGAGCACCGCAGATCTTCACGCTAGATTGCATTCTTAAGTAGTAAAGTTGATTGACAGGACCATTCTTGTCCTTTAACGGAATTCCCAGAATGCGTCAGTGTGTCATGGTCGGTAGAGCTCCAACATTAAAGTAGTACAGTATTAGTAGTTGAATTAATTAATGAGCACAATGGAAATGTACAATCAATTACACCAGCCAGGGAACTACTGGGCCAATGGATCAGTGACCATCAGGGAGGGATTTAAGTCCCTCATTGAATTGTAGGTGAGAGTTTGAACCTCATTTgcagcgaaaaaaatctaagggtTGTGTCATAGCACTCTCTTAATCTAGTTAGGTCTGTATACCCACTAACCCCTACAATAGCCTCCTTAGGCTCTCCCTCTctcctagattaggatagagtaggttatacaaatgtatcgttgctgacaaaaaaaaaattacaccaGCCAGGGGTAGATGATTAGAAAAAAGTGGCCTAGCAAATAACTACGCATCAATAAATgcttaaagaaaaaaaacaagagaaattgGCAGGTTGgaatcacacacacacacaggcCTGTTTGATACTTGAGTTTTTTATCAAGTTTATCTGTTAttaatttttaacaactttagctacattaacacaaaaaaaaaacttatcaaatgtTTAGACctatacatttcaaaaaatcaaatacacaaaaaacttactcttttcttcttctttctctcccACCCCGGCCCACTACGACCTTTATCGCCGACTACCACCTCCGCCGTTGCTTCTGGTGCTAGTCGCCTATTTGGGCGCCAATTCCAGTGCcggcctttctttttttttttttccattccccctcttcctctccctctccccctttcctccccttcttcctccccctccccctcccctccCTCTTTGACCAATCTGTTGCTGCTcccctcttttctctttttccttctccctCCCCCTCTCCTTCCCTCCTTTCCTCCCCCTCCcctctcccccgccaccccctttTCCCTGGGAAAGGGAGACGGAGAAGAAAAGGAgaggaaaagcaaaaataaaaaaaaaatccatggcTGCAAGTTCTCTAACATCGAGAGGGAGAGGAGAAGGGTGAAAAGGAGGAGAGGGGGAGAGGAAAGCAAAtagggagagggagaagaggggaagagaaaatgaaaaaaaaaaaaaaatttctcatggCTGCTGGTTCTTCTACGTAGGAGGCAGAGGTGGCGGGAAAGGGAAGAAAGATGGGaaagggagaagaagaagagagaaaagaaaagaaaaaggaaagaaagaaagggaaaaagaagaaaaaaatttttcatcttaaaaaatttttccaaaaatttttacaGTAAACTACAGTagagttttagacaaacacctaAAAAACTAACTTGCCAAACTggtcaatatatatataaataataaagTTATATTCTCATACTTATCCATTTTCCTATTCTCTATCCTACTTGGCTAATATACAATCGAATTTATTTTACTCGCTCTTACATTGATCACGCGTTATCTCTCTCATATCTCTCCTTTAACAGCCTAGCATCGTTATTTTTTCCCATTGTGGACAAACTTTTGTTAACTAATCCCTCTCTCGCCCTTACTCTCTCATCCTTTTATGAATCGATCATAATCTTTTTCATGTCAAAttttaaatacaataataatcataattttgccgagcctgtgcaataataataataaaacctaactatcACCTAAAGCAGTCAACAATCAATtctagtactggagcagggaccctaggtgtgcaatgagTTACTTGATTCACACTGTTCCCGAAgaatttgcttaatccgatataccagaattaattatctaactaaattcactaactagtaaacagtggcaagcagggtcgtctcctcagggattgGGGAGAAATTTGTTTTCTTTCGAGTCAAGACAGATGGGGGGTTTTAGGATTAAAAGCTAATGAATtgataactaaataaatcaaatgcgaaagaaataatTAATTGACAGAAATAATTGGTAGAACTCTAGCCAAAGGTACACTTCAGAGatggttcatgcaactgatcatcgattcaatAATAGTTCCAACattcattaatagattggttatagttgtcatacacgcaaTAAACAACcagtctttccttaatttctcgatagttaaagtacgaccgttaactatttctctaacctgAAAACaactgacgggtattttacatacgtgcaagctaaaaaataccgaattacacccgttcactgcaagtatacagatcaactagtagtttagggtatatatcgggtcgatcccacaaggaagagtgaacaattaccggtattactaaagcttctctattatttagactatcaataaattataacaaatttaacctactgaaattatacaaaatgacaaatgaaagctccttaggttgtggtatccctaactactcatgcaagtgctatatttggatcattgaatactacatctaggctaattatggtgtaatttccttatgcatttgaatcctactttcgtagtgaatcaattatacttataactaatccatacctattctcatggttatgaaattagttacaagttcatttcttcaatgaaattacatgaaatgaatcactaaaaaccacataggtgcacctctactttcgtgagtgtactccctatgtttagcacttattgaactaatgttaaatatcaattttcattgcagaaataacaccttagataatcacaattaatggtaccagattaatcatgatttaaaaagccaaagtgctaaataacttgctcaaatcatagcaaacaaataaccaaataataaatactaacaattatagaaagttcaaccaaacccaaggcttaaactttagatacacatatttaacataaaatccagaaattgcatattaactaaatttggaatcaagtacaaaagataaagaattggagaagagataacccttgtcacatgagcttcaactcctccttcttcatctcaatcttcatcctaatttagcaatatacaagagtggatgaactaactagctaaactatactacactaatctaatactaagagaatggaaaaactacatttctgcacttccaAGCTTCTCCCCTATGCTCTGCATGTCCTGGTTGCTCCCTATATAAACTGCTCCAAAAGCTCCTTTTCCATTGGTCCAAACTTGCTgcatttgatttccaaatctgaaattgttaagatagtcaatagccattgtttttgacttgaaaatatgccaactttcttgcccttttgtcttctaaagcatgtgcaccgaattctcttgcagattgtagctggaaagtagtcagaacacaagagaattgactgagcaaaattgcagaattgcggccggaaaacgcgcctacacaaaacgcggttacaagtcacgttttgtgtactcgcgtattcactttgtccttacttcagctgcgatt
Protein-coding sequences here:
- the LOC113697045 gene encoding uncharacterized protein, yielding MQGMASSIAWIAVFSIALFACITEARKNPTDFLQSAVINEHTEDNHHAESTLSNQKKTTNGNTLKDFEYHGTDAKSKEGKLLMKDFESKPGSILFLYHGNDAKSKEEKPLMKDFESKPGSILFLYHGNDAKSKEEKPLMKDFESKPGSILLLYHGNDAKSKEEKPLIKDFESKPDPSKDVKSEEEKPLVKDN